Proteins encoded together in one Sulfitobacter pontiacus window:
- a CDS encoding molybdopterin-binding protein, translating into MPNPTAAMIVIGDEILSGRTRDSNMHHLAGQLTSVGIDLKEVRVVGDENGTIIAAVQELSRVYDSVFTSGGIGPTHDDITADCIAAAFNKHIDVREDARGILADHYAKSATELNTARLRMARIPDDATLIDNPVSAAPGFKLENVYVMAGVPAVFEAMVASVLPTLTGGAPLISATHRIERGEGDIAGPLGELAHSYPNLSIGSYPFQKDGKYGAHIVIRGNDQAEVDAAMAKLAQVFP; encoded by the coding sequence ATGCCCAACCCCACTGCTGCGATGATCGTCATCGGCGATGAGATCCTGTCGGGGCGCACCCGCGATTCAAACATGCACCATTTGGCGGGGCAGTTGACCAGCGTCGGGATCGACCTAAAAGAAGTCCGTGTGGTGGGGGATGAAAACGGCACGATCATTGCCGCGGTGCAGGAACTGTCGCGCGTCTATGACAGCGTGTTCACCAGTGGCGGTATCGGGCCGACCCATGATGACATCACCGCCGATTGCATCGCCGCTGCGTTCAACAAGCATATCGACGTGCGCGAGGATGCCCGCGGCATTCTAGCCGACCACTACGCCAAAAGCGCGACAGAGCTGAACACCGCCCGTCTGCGCATGGCGCGTATCCCCGATGATGCCACGCTGATCGACAATCCCGTGTCGGCGGCACCGGGGTTCAAGCTGGAAAACGTCTATGTCATGGCCGGTGTCCCCGCCGTGTTCGAGGCAATGGTCGCCAGCGTTCTGCCAACCCTGACCGGTGGGGCCCCCCTGATCAGCGCCACCCATCGCATCGAACGCGGAGAGGGCGACATCGCCGGACCGTTGGGAGAGTTGGCGCATAGCTATCCCAACCTCTCTATCGGGTCCTACCCCTTCCAGAAAGACGGCAAATACGGCGCGCATATCGTGATCCGGGGCAATGATCAGGCCGAGGTCGACGCGGCGATGGCAAAGCTCGCGCAGGTGTTCCCGTGA
- a CDS encoding peroxidase-related enzyme (This protein belongs to a clade of uncharacterized proteins related to peroxidases such as the alkylhydroperoxidase AhpD.), whose product MAHDAPTALNLPMVDPLPEDTQKYFDVCQEKLGMVPNVLQAYAFDIDKLNAFTAMYNDLMLDASNLSKLEREMIAVVVSSVNKCYYCLTAHGAAVRQLSGNPILGEQMVMNWRVADLDARQTAMLAFAEHLTVASAKTTEADRQALRDVGFSDRDIFDIASVTGFFNMTNRVASATEMKPNDAYHAQFR is encoded by the coding sequence ATGGCGCATGATGCCCCCACTGCCCTGAACCTGCCGATGGTCGATCCGCTGCCCGAGGACACGCAGAAATACTTTGATGTCTGTCAGGAGAAGCTGGGGATGGTGCCGAATGTGCTACAGGCCTATGCCTTTGACATCGACAAGCTGAACGCCTTTACCGCGATGTACAACGACCTGATGCTGGACGCGTCGAACCTTTCAAAGCTGGAACGCGAGATGATCGCGGTCGTCGTGTCCTCCGTGAACAAATGCTACTATTGTCTGACGGCCCATGGCGCGGCTGTGCGGCAACTGTCGGGCAATCCGATCCTTGGGGAACAGATGGTGATGAACTGGCGCGTCGCCGATCTGGACGCGCGGCAAACCGCGATGCTGGCCTTTGCCGAACACCTGACCGTCGCCAGCGCCAAAACCACCGAGGCGGACCGTCAGGCGCTGCGCGATGTGGGCTTTTCCGACCGCGATATCTTTGACATCGCATCGGTCACAGGGTTCTTCAACATGACCAACCGCGTCGCCAGTGCGACCGAAATGAAACCGAACGACGCTTACCACGCGCAGTTCAGATGA
- a CDS encoding OmpA family protein has translation MIIWRAGLIWLLLAGTAHALDLSLPAAARQTVTRDTDPDSYLAPTSAFEDGGFASVKIEGSIARSAWRLDAPGLSPLQIMRPLRTQLEDAGYRIVLDCSAEVCGGFDFRFAIETLPAPNMYVDLRQYQFVTAVKGSLQSPNAVVTLLVSTTDTSAYLQIVEADAQGQASSPSVPEVAEDTQTLAPDAPAQSQSEMAAALQNTGHVVLAALDFGSGTAALGQGEFDALVNLAAVLKDQPDLRIVLVGHTDSVGGLQNNIALSRSRAAAVRRRLITAHGIAGDRIEAQGMGYLSPIASNQTKAGRDANRRVEAVLLPAP, from the coding sequence ATGATCATCTGGCGTGCCGGGCTGATCTGGCTTTTACTGGCGGGCACGGCCCATGCGCTGGATCTGTCGTTGCCCGCTGCGGCGCGGCAGACCGTGACGCGCGATACCGACCCTGACAGCTATCTTGCCCCGACCTCTGCCTTTGAGGACGGCGGCTTTGCCAGCGTCAAGATCGAAGGGTCCATCGCGCGCTCTGCGTGGCGGCTTGATGCGCCGGGACTGTCTCCTTTGCAGATCATGCGGCCCCTGCGCACGCAGCTAGAGGACGCGGGCTACAGGATCGTGCTGGATTGCAGCGCCGAGGTCTGCGGCGGTTTCGATTTCCGCTTTGCGATCGAAACATTGCCCGCGCCGAACATGTATGTCGATCTGCGTCAGTACCAGTTTGTCACCGCCGTCAAAGGGTCGCTGCAATCGCCGAATGCAGTTGTGACCCTTCTGGTTAGCACAACCGATACCTCTGCCTATCTGCAGATCGTCGAGGCGGATGCGCAGGGCCAAGCGTCCAGCCCATCGGTGCCGGAGGTGGCGGAAGACACCCAGACCTTGGCCCCCGATGCCCCCGCACAAAGCCAGTCCGAGATGGCTGCGGCGTTGCAGAATACCGGCCATGTGGTGCTGGCTGCGCTTGATTTCGGCTCCGGCACCGCGGCCTTGGGGCAGGGGGAGTTTGATGCGCTGGTCAATCTGGCGGCGGTGCTGAAAGACCAGCCTGATCTGCGGATTGTTCTGGTGGGCCACACCGATAGCGTCGGCGGGCTGCAAAACAATATTGCCCTGTCGCGAAGCCGCGCGGCGGCGGTGCGGCGGCGGCTGATTACGGCGCATGGCATCGCAGGCGACAGGATCGAGGCGCAGGGCATGGGCTATCTGTCGCCAATCGCGTCCAACCAGACCAAAGCGGGGCGCGACGCCAATCGACGGGTCGAGGCCGTGCTTTTACCCGCGCCCTGA
- a CDS encoding LysR family transcriptional regulator — protein MDRLTEMEAFATVVDQGGFTDAAKKMGISKSAVSKHVSSLEARLGARLLNRTTRRVSPTEIGLAYYDRARRVLNDAGEADALVTSMQSAPSGLLRISVATDFGVNHLSPALSEFLADFPDITVNMVLNNRYVELISEGFDMAVRIGELEDSTLRARKLTETTKRMIASPAYFEKYGRPEKIDDLNDHKLLHYSNQSSGNMWKLTSPSGEKRQVRTAGWLSVNDGQSLLNAAISGLGIAYLPSFLYADAMEKGLVEDAIPDLPLETQGIYAVYPPGRFTQPKVRAFIDFLAHTFAEKGPTDW, from the coding sequence ATGGACCGCCTGACAGAGATGGAAGCATTCGCCACGGTCGTGGACCAGGGTGGCTTTACCGATGCGGCCAAGAAGATGGGTATCTCCAAATCCGCCGTATCCAAACACGTATCCTCGCTTGAAGCGCGGCTTGGGGCGCGGTTGCTGAACCGCACGACCCGCCGTGTCAGCCCGACAGAGATCGGGCTTGCCTATTACGACCGTGCCCGCCGCGTGCTGAATGACGCGGGCGAAGCCGATGCGCTTGTGACCTCTATGCAATCCGCGCCCTCTGGCCTTTTGCGGATCTCGGTCGCGACGGACTTTGGGGTGAACCATCTGTCACCCGCACTATCCGAATTCCTCGCCGATTTCCCCGACATCACCGTCAATATGGTGCTGAACAACCGCTACGTCGAACTGATCAGCGAAGGTTTCGACATGGCCGTCCGTATCGGAGAGCTGGAAGACAGCACACTGCGGGCCCGCAAGCTGACCGAGACGACCAAACGCATGATCGCCTCCCCCGCCTATTTCGAGAAATACGGCCGCCCCGAAAAGATCGACGATCTGAACGATCACAAGCTGCTGCATTATTCCAACCAGTCCAGCGGCAATATGTGGAAGCTGACCTCGCCGTCGGGCGAAAAGCGTCAGGTGCGCACCGCTGGTTGGCTGTCGGTGAATGACGGGCAATCGCTGCTGAACGCCGCCATTTCTGGCCTTGGCATCGCCTACCTGCCGAGCTTTCTGTATGCCGACGCGATGGAGAAAGGGCTGGTCGAAGACGCAATCCCCGATCTCCCGCTTGAGACCCAAGGCATCTACGCCGTCTATCCTCCGGGCCGGTTCACCCAGCCCAAGGTGCGCGCCTTCATTGATTTTCTAGCCCATACCTTTGCCGAAAAAGGTCCAACGGACTGGTAA
- a CDS encoding zinc transporter ZntB, with amino-acid sequence MFQGVAMPICVFDIFADGTTQVPTDTHLTGPGIYRWWHFDLADPMLEPWVREHLHEIPAGSLIQKQTRPRCDRFEGGLILNLRGINMNEGQDADEMVSVRMYVDSDLLITVRRKKVFAIDAIRREAEAQKAPPSPAEFLEALVGRLTLRVQEHVATLDEQAEFFEDDLEDKNTPMPHELPEIRRSVIRLRRYLDPQREALAKLAAFDIPLIPDESQLELREQANSALIAVEELDELRDRLVSVQEEHDANIAQRQARHGYVLSVAAAIFLPLGFLTGLFGVNVAGMPGVDHPWAFTILCLGMAGLALLMFLVLKLVRWI; translated from the coding sequence ATGTTTCAGGGTGTGGCCATGCCGATTTGCGTTTTCGATATCTTTGCCGATGGCACGACCCAAGTGCCCACCGACACGCATCTTACGGGGCCGGGCATCTACCGCTGGTGGCACTTTGATCTGGCCGACCCGATGCTTGAACCCTGGGTCCGCGAACACCTGCATGAAATCCCCGCCGGATCGCTGATCCAGAAACAGACCCGCCCGCGCTGTGACCGCTTTGAAGGCGGGCTGATCCTGAACCTGCGCGGCATCAATATGAACGAGGGGCAGGATGCCGATGAAATGGTATCGGTACGGATGTATGTGGATTCCGACCTGCTGATCACCGTGCGCCGCAAGAAGGTCTTTGCCATAGACGCCATCCGCCGCGAGGCCGAAGCGCAAAAGGCCCCTCCCAGCCCTGCCGAGTTCCTCGAAGCGCTCGTGGGTCGCCTGACCCTGCGGGTGCAGGAACACGTTGCAACGCTGGATGAACAGGCGGAGTTCTTCGAGGATGATCTAGAGGACAAGAACACCCCGATGCCCCATGAGCTGCCCGAAATCCGGCGCAGCGTGATCCGGCTGCGGCGCTATCTTGACCCCCAACGCGAGGCACTGGCCAAGCTGGCCGCCTTTGATATTCCACTGATCCCCGACGAAAGCCAGCTTGAGCTGCGCGAGCAGGCCAACAGCGCGCTGATCGCGGTAGAAGAACTGGACGAGCTGCGCGACCGGCTGGTGTCGGTTCAGGAAGAGCACGACGCCAATATCGCGCAGCGCCAAGCGCGCCACGGCTATGTGCTGTCGGTCGCCGCGGCGATCTTTCTGCCGCTGGGGTTTCTGACCGGTCTGTTCGGCGTCAACGTCGCCGGGATGCCGGGGGTGGACCATCCTTGGGCGTTTACCATCCTCTGTCTCGGCATGGCGGGGCTGGCGCTGCTTATGTTTCTGGTCCTGAAACTGGTCCGCTGGATTTAG
- a CDS encoding NADPH-dependent 2,4-dienoyl-CoA reductase yields MSDYPHLLAPLDLGFTTLKNRVLMGSMHTGLEETQDWNRVAEFYATRARGDVGLMVTGGIGPNPEGSVAHGAAMMLSQKDVDNHSIVTDRVHEAGGKIAMQILHAGRYAFSPDCVAPSAIKSPISMFAPKELDAEGIEKQISDIAACALRAKQAGYDGVEVMGSEGYFLNQFLVTHTNKRTDEWGGSYENRMRLPVEVVRRVREAVGPDFILIYRLSMIDLIPNGSTFEEVVQLAKAVEAAGATIINTGIGWHEARIPTIQTSVPRAAFAWVTKKLMGQVNIPLITSNRINTPEVAEEVLVDGCADMVSMARPMLADADFVAKAAAGKSAEIAPCIACNQACLDHTFGGKISSCLVNPRACYETELRVDPVDAAKTIAVVGAGPAGLSAAITAAERGHKVTVFDRAAEIGGQLNLAKQVAGKEEFWGLVDWYRAMVKKYDVTVKLNTEVSANDLGAYDKVIIATGVIPRDPQIPGQDAGNVVSYIDILNGTVTAGQRVAVIGAGGIGFDVSEHLVHDGDSTTTNLPEWMKEWGVTDPADHRSGLAPEGPQPHAPAREVTMLQRKTTKVGKGLGKTTGWIHRASLTMKNVQMIASVNYEKIDAEGLHISFGEAREKPQVIAADTIVLCAGQLSDRSLADALEVKGIPCHVIGGADVAAELDAKRAIDQGTRLAAAL; encoded by the coding sequence ATGTCCGACTATCCGCACCTGCTTGCCCCGCTTGATCTGGGGTTCACGACGTTGAAGAACCGCGTGTTGATGGGGTCTATGCACACCGGGCTCGAGGAAACACAGGACTGGAACCGCGTCGCCGAATTCTACGCCACCCGCGCGCGTGGCGACGTGGGTCTGATGGTGACAGGTGGCATCGGGCCGAACCCCGAAGGGTCGGTCGCCCATGGTGCCGCGATGATGCTATCGCAAAAGGACGTGGACAACCACAGCATCGTCACCGACCGCGTGCACGAGGCAGGCGGCAAGATCGCGATGCAGATCCTGCACGCGGGGCGCTATGCCTTCAGCCCCGATTGCGTCGCCCCCTCGGCGATCAAATCCCCCATCTCGATGTTCGCCCCGAAAGAACTGGACGCGGAAGGCATCGAAAAGCAGATCAGCGATATCGCCGCCTGCGCCCTGCGTGCCAAACAAGCAGGCTATGACGGGGTAGAGGTGATGGGCTCCGAAGGGTACTTCTTGAACCAGTTCCTCGTCACCCACACCAACAAACGGACCGACGAATGGGGCGGGTCGTACGAGAACCGCATGAGGCTGCCAGTCGAGGTCGTGCGCCGCGTGCGCGAGGCCGTCGGCCCCGATTTCATCCTCATCTACCGTTTGTCGATGATCGACCTGATCCCCAACGGCTCTACCTTTGAAGAGGTCGTGCAGCTTGCCAAGGCGGTAGAGGCCGCAGGGGCCACGATCATCAATACCGGCATCGGCTGGCACGAGGCGCGCATCCCGACGATCCAGACCTCGGTGCCGCGCGCGGCCTTTGCATGGGTCACGAAAAAGCTGATGGGTCAGGTGAACATCCCGCTGATCACCTCCAACCGGATCAACACGCCCGAGGTCGCCGAAGAGGTGCTGGTGGACGGCTGCGCCGACATGGTGTCGATGGCGCGTCCCATGCTGGCCGATGCCGATTTTGTCGCCAAGGCCGCCGCCGGAAAATCGGCCGAGATCGCGCCCTGTATCGCCTGCAACCAAGCCTGTCTGGACCATACTTTTGGTGGCAAAATCTCGAGCTGTCTGGTCAACCCGCGCGCCTGCTACGAGACTGAACTGCGCGTCGATCCTGTTGACGCGGCCAAGACAATCGCCGTGGTGGGCGCGGGCCCTGCGGGGCTCTCTGCCGCCATCACCGCGGCAGAGCGCGGCCATAAGGTCACCGTCTTTGACCGCGCAGCCGAGATCGGCGGCCAGTTGAACCTTGCCAAGCAGGTCGCCGGCAAAGAGGAGTTCTGGGGCCTCGTCGATTGGTATCGGGCGATGGTCAAGAAATACGACGTCACCGTGAAGCTGAACACCGAAGTCTCGGCCAATGACCTGGGCGCGTATGACAAGGTGATTATCGCCACCGGCGTTATTCCCCGCGACCCGCAAATCCCCGGTCAGGACGCGGGCAATGTGGTCAGCTATATCGACATCCTGAACGGCACCGTCACCGCTGGTCAGCGCGTCGCTGTCATCGGCGCGGGCGGCATCGGTTTCGATGTGTCTGAACATCTGGTGCATGACGGGGACAGCACCACCACCAACCTGCCCGAATGGATGAAGGAATGGGGCGTCACCGACCCCGCCGATCACCGCTCTGGCCTCGCGCCCGAAGGTCCGCAGCCGCACGCCCCCGCGCGCGAAGTGACCATGCTGCAGCGCAAGACCACCAAGGTCGGCAAGGGCTTGGGCAAGACGACCGGCTGGATCCACCGCGCGTCCCTGACCATGAAGAACGTGCAGATGATCGCGAGCGTCAACTACGAGAAGATCGACGCAGAGGGCCTGCACATCAGCTTTGGCGAAGCGCGTGAAAAGCCGCAGGTGATCGCGGCGGATACGATCGTGCTTTGTGCCGGTCAACTGTCGGACCGGTCGCTAGCCGACGCGCTAGAGGTCAAGGGCATCCCGTGCCATGTTATCGGCGGCGCGGATGTCGCGGCTGAACTGGATGCGAAACGCGCGATTGACCAAGGCACCCGTCTGGCCGCTGCGCTGTAA
- a CDS encoding RNA pyrophosphohydrolase, with translation MTPEEIARLPYRPCVGVMLVNADGHVFVGQRRDRDQDAWQMPQGGVEKGEHAEVAALRELEEETGIPPSSVTVVAQTEGWLPYDLPIELVPNIWKGRFRGQEQKWFLLRFHGSDDEINLDTEHPEFSDWRWLPVRELVDNIVPFKREVYTAVVNAFVEHFADA, from the coding sequence ATGACGCCAGAAGAAATCGCCCGACTGCCCTATCGCCCCTGTGTCGGGGTCATGCTGGTCAACGCCGACGGGCATGTGTTTGTCGGGCAACGTCGGGACCGGGATCAGGACGCATGGCAGATGCCGCAAGGCGGCGTCGAAAAGGGCGAACACGCCGAAGTCGCCGCCCTGCGCGAGCTGGAGGAAGAGACAGGCATCCCCCCAAGCTCTGTCACCGTGGTGGCACAGACCGAGGGCTGGTTGCCCTATGATCTACCGATCGAACTGGTGCCCAACATCTGGAAAGGCCGGTTCCGCGGGCAAGAGCAGAAGTGGTTCCTGCTGCGCTTTCACGGGTCGGATGACGAGATCAACCTGGACACCGAACACCCCGAATTCTCGGACTGGCGCTGGTTGCCGGTGCGCGAACTGGTCGACAACATCGTCCCGTTCAAGCGCGAGGTCTATACCGCTGTGGTC